A stretch of the Streptomyces sp. NBC_01428 genome encodes the following:
- a CDS encoding SWF or SNF family helicase has translation MTDRDEERTFGALPPTRGRSFAQTWWGRAWLRALEDAALDSGQVKTGRRLARAGAVGAVSVRPGRVTAVVEDRDGTAHRADVLLHELSQEHWDLFLDMAAERSGHVAALLDRDMPPHLVEDAAAAGVELLPGLGDLDAECECGAWDHCGHTAALCYQVALLLDEDPFVLLLLRGRGERALLEALQGRVAQPSDDPGDTEGGVDALEAYAAGDILPPLPTDPEWPEQPGTPPSLETEGTPTAGVDPVALEFIARAAAQEAHLLLAEAFGRAPGGRSTAPEALSLVQDAVRLAACDPPEGVAERLAGGSCREREELALAVRAWRYGGVCALSVLDDAWDVEAESLSRARAALHTAWDEDERPRLRADRNRWTAVARGTQLRLGRDGRWWPYRKERGHWAPAGPATPDPATALAIAEEDPTTG, from the coding sequence ATGACGGATCGGGACGAGGAGCGCACGTTCGGAGCGCTGCCGCCCACGCGCGGGCGGAGCTTCGCACAGACGTGGTGGGGCCGGGCCTGGCTGCGTGCCCTGGAGGACGCGGCGTTGGACTCCGGGCAGGTGAAGACGGGCCGCAGGCTGGCACGCGCGGGAGCGGTGGGCGCGGTCTCCGTACGGCCCGGACGCGTCACGGCGGTCGTCGAGGACCGCGACGGAACCGCTCACCGGGCGGACGTTCTGCTGCACGAACTGTCGCAGGAGCACTGGGATCTCTTCCTGGACATGGCCGCCGAGCGGTCCGGACACGTCGCCGCGCTGCTCGACCGCGACATGCCTCCCCACCTCGTCGAGGACGCGGCGGCCGCGGGCGTCGAACTCCTGCCGGGGCTCGGCGATCTGGACGCGGAGTGCGAGTGCGGCGCCTGGGACCACTGCGGCCACACCGCCGCCCTCTGCTACCAGGTGGCGTTGCTGCTCGACGAGGACCCGTTCGTCCTGCTGCTGTTGCGGGGGCGGGGTGAGCGCGCGCTCCTGGAAGCCCTCCAGGGACGCGTGGCGCAGCCCTCGGACGATCCTGGCGACACGGAGGGAGGGGTGGACGCCCTGGAGGCCTATGCGGCGGGCGACATCCTTCCGCCTCTTCCGACCGACCCGGAGTGGCCCGAACAGCCCGGGACTCCGCCGTCCCTGGAGACCGAGGGCACACCGACTGCCGGAGTCGACCCCGTCGCCCTGGAGTTCATCGCTCGCGCGGCGGCTCAGGAGGCGCACCTGCTGCTCGCCGAGGCGTTCGGCCGCGCACCCGGGGGGCGCAGCACCGCACCGGAGGCGTTGTCCCTCGTCCAGGATGCCGTTCGGCTGGCGGCGTGCGACCCGCCGGAGGGGGTCGCGGAGCGGCTGGCCGGTGGCTCGTGTCGGGAACGCGAGGAACTGGCTCTCGCGGTAAGGGCCTGGCGGTACGGCGGTGTCTGCGCGCTCTCGGTCCTGGACGACGCGTGGGACGTCGAGGCGGAGTCCCTGTCACGCGCGCGTGCGGCTCTGCACACCGCCTGGGACGAGGACGAGCGGCCCCGGCTGCGGGCGGACCGCAATCGCTGGACCGCGGTCGCCAGAGGCACGCAGCTCCGTCTCGGCCGGGACGGCAGATGGTGGCCCTACCGCAAGGAACGGGGCCATTGGGCTCCGGCGGGGCCGGCCACGCCCGACCCGGCCACCGCGCTCGCGATCGCCGAGGAAGACCCGACGACTGGTTGA
- a CDS encoding DEAD/DEAH box helicase — translation MQRIPAVDAAEISELARCCAVFVPADPPRSGSVAFWCPDGESPPSVTSGSVGDLTVALPMGDEVETVSVPAVLLPVRAALPVLTRARAAAQAHRSIAFWGAAGVLALQFAARGLLLPGVTADDHDAWRAGPLSARDLERVRELAAAMPPEAHAVPTRALSRVADEDPETTDTPGRPGDGIVAPSRLADPEGLVRAFLDAVADALPRSPAAALAAGGPAFAAPEPRPVPQHRAWTAEVAETHEADVRISLRVEAPTLASTGPEDPSPVFRAVVQLHSAHDPALVADAASVWAGSSPFGPRARMTALLALRRAAKSWPPLAPLLSAAVPDAVELADEEVGELLGAGGRLLALAGVDVHWPKELVRKVTARAIVGPHALADGPHEGPAGDEGSRDRTVSDVPSFLSADALLSFDWRFALGDQQLTRQELDRLAEAKRPMVRLRDQWVLVDPEEVRRARERRDRKVTPVEALSAALTGSAEVDGHRVDVEPTGWLATLRERLTDPEAQQPVGQPAELRATLRDYQSRGLNWLARMTSLGLGGCLADDMGLGKTITLIALHLHRQADASAAGPTLVVCPASLLGNWQREIERFAPGTPVRRFHGARRSLEGLSEGEFVLTTYGTMRLDAPRLGQVPWGLVVADEAQHVKNPYSATARALRTIGARARVALTGTPVENNLSELWAILDWTTPGLLGRLGTFRSRYAQAVEGGQDPGAADRLARLVRPFLLRRRKSDPGIAPELPPKTETDRAVSLTPEQAGLYEAVVRETLAEIAAADSMARRGLIVKLLTGLKQICNHPAQFLKEGRPRIPGRSGKLELLDELLDTILSEGASVLVFTQYVRMARLIERHLAERGVTTQFLHGGTPVPQREAMVERFQEGGIPVFLLSLKAAGTGLNLTRAEHVVHYDRWWNPAVEAQATDRAYRIGQNRPVQVHRIITEGTIEDRIADMLRRKQRLADAVLSAGEGALTELTDAELADLVELRGGAR, via the coding sequence TGCTGCTGCCGGTGCGGGCCGCCCTGCCGGTCCTCACGCGCGCGCGTGCCGCGGCGCAGGCGCACCGGTCGATTGCGTTCTGGGGTGCTGCCGGTGTGCTCGCCCTCCAGTTCGCCGCGCGCGGGCTCCTGCTGCCGGGAGTGACGGCCGACGACCACGACGCCTGGCGCGCCGGCCCGCTGAGCGCACGGGACCTGGAGCGCGTCCGTGAACTGGCCGCGGCGATGCCCCCGGAGGCACACGCCGTGCCGACGCGGGCCCTTTCCAGGGTGGCGGACGAGGACCCGGAAACCACGGACACTCCCGGCCGTCCGGGGGACGGCATCGTGGCACCCTCGCGACTGGCCGATCCCGAAGGGCTCGTTCGGGCCTTCCTGGACGCCGTCGCCGATGCCCTGCCGCGCTCCCCTGCGGCGGCACTGGCAGCGGGCGGCCCGGCGTTCGCGGCGCCGGAACCCCGGCCAGTGCCGCAGCATCGTGCCTGGACCGCGGAGGTCGCGGAGACGCACGAGGCCGACGTGCGTATCTCACTGCGCGTCGAGGCACCGACCCTCGCGTCGACCGGGCCGGAAGATCCTTCGCCGGTCTTCCGGGCCGTGGTCCAGCTGCACAGCGCGCACGACCCCGCCCTCGTGGCGGACGCCGCAAGCGTGTGGGCGGGTTCCTCACCGTTCGGCCCACGCGCGCGGATGACCGCCCTGCTCGCCCTCCGCCGTGCCGCGAAGAGCTGGCCGCCGCTGGCTCCGCTGCTGTCGGCCGCGGTTCCGGACGCGGTCGAACTCGCCGACGAGGAGGTCGGCGAACTCCTCGGAGCGGGCGGGCGGCTTCTGGCGCTCGCCGGTGTCGACGTGCACTGGCCCAAGGAACTGGTGCGGAAGGTGACCGCCCGCGCGATCGTCGGCCCTCACGCCCTCGCGGACGGCCCGCACGAGGGGCCGGCCGGCGACGAGGGATCACGCGACAGGACGGTCTCGGACGTGCCGTCCTTCCTGTCGGCGGACGCGTTGCTCTCGTTCGACTGGCGGTTCGCGCTCGGCGACCAGCAGCTCACACGACAGGAACTGGACCGGCTGGCCGAGGCGAAGCGGCCCATGGTGCGGCTGCGCGACCAGTGGGTTCTCGTCGACCCCGAGGAGGTCCGCCGGGCGCGGGAACGCCGGGACCGCAAGGTCACGCCGGTCGAGGCGCTGAGCGCCGCTCTGACGGGCTCCGCCGAGGTGGACGGCCACCGGGTCGACGTGGAGCCCACGGGATGGCTGGCGACCCTGCGGGAGCGGCTGACCGACCCCGAGGCGCAGCAGCCGGTCGGGCAGCCCGCGGAGCTGCGTGCCACGCTGCGCGACTACCAGTCGCGCGGCCTCAACTGGCTGGCCCGGATGACCTCTCTGGGACTGGGCGGCTGCCTGGCCGACGACATGGGTCTCGGCAAGACGATCACCCTGATCGCCCTGCACCTCCACCGGCAGGCGGACGCGTCGGCCGCGGGCCCCACACTGGTGGTCTGTCCGGCCTCCCTGCTGGGCAACTGGCAGCGGGAGATCGAACGCTTCGCCCCCGGCACTCCGGTACGCCGCTTCCATGGTGCCCGGCGGAGCCTGGAAGGCCTGTCCGAAGGCGAGTTCGTCCTCACGACGTACGGCACGATGCGGCTCGACGCGCCCCGGCTCGGCCAGGTGCCCTGGGGTCTGGTGGTGGCGGACGAGGCCCAGCACGTCAAGAACCCCTACTCGGCGACCGCACGGGCGCTGCGCACCATCGGCGCGCGCGCACGCGTGGCGCTCACCGGCACTCCCGTCGAGAACAACCTCTCCGAGCTGTGGGCGATCCTGGACTGGACGACACCGGGTCTGCTCGGCCGGCTCGGCACCTTCCGCAGCCGTTACGCGCAGGCTGTCGAGGGCGGTCAGGACCCCGGGGCCGCCGACCGGCTCGCCCGGCTGGTCCGGCCGTTCCTGCTGCGCCGTCGCAAGTCGGACCCGGGCATCGCACCCGAGCTGCCGCCGAAGACCGAGACCGACCGCGCCGTGTCCCTCACCCCGGAACAGGCCGGCCTGTACGAGGCCGTGGTCCGCGAGACCCTCGCGGAGATCGCCGCCGCCGACAGCATGGCCCGGCGCGGTCTGATCGTGAAGCTGCTCACCGGGCTCAAGCAGATCTGCAACCACCCCGCCCAGTTCCTCAAGGAGGGGCGGCCCAGGATTCCCGGCCGGTCGGGCAAGTTGGAACTGCTGGACGAACTCCTCGACACCATCCTCTCGGAGGGGGCGAGCGTGCTGGTCTTCACCCAGTACGTGCGGATGGCACGCCTCATCGAGCGCCATCTGGCGGAGCGCGGGGTGACGACGCAGTTCCTCCACGGCGGAACGCCCGTCCCGCAACGCGAGGCGATGGTGGAACGCTTCCAGGAGGGCGGGATCCCGGTCTTCCTGCTGTCGTTGAAGGCCGCCGGCACCGGGCTCAACCTGACGCGCGCGGAGCACGTCGTGCACTACGACCGCTGGTGGAACCCCGCCGTCGAGGCACAGGCCACGGACCGCGCGTACCGCATCGGCCAGAACCGGCCCGTGCAGGTGCACCGCATCATCACCGAGGGGACCATCGAGGACCGCATCGCCGACATGCTGCGTCGCAAACAGCGGTTGGCGGACGCCGTCCTGAGCGCGGGTGAAGGAGCGCTCACCGAGCTGACCGACGCGGAACTGGCCGACCTGGTGGAGTTGCGAGGGGGCGCACGATGA